From Inquilinus sp. Marseille-Q2685:
CGGGCAGCTGCTGGCGGACGCCGCGCGGGCGGCCCGCGACGACGGCACGCCGGGCGGGCCGCTGACCCTCGGCGCGCTCGAGACCACGGCGGCGCTGCGGCTGTCGCCCGCCTTGGCCGCATACGCCGCGGCCCATCCGGCGGTCGATCTGGCGCTGCGCACCGGCACCACGACCGAACTGGTGGCCGAGGTGCTGGCGCGGCGGGTCGACGGCGCCTTCGTCTGCGGCCCGGTGCACCACCCCGATCTCGTCGCCGAGGTCGTGTTCGAGGAGGAGCTGGTGCTGCTGACCGCGCCTGGCGCCGGCGGGCTCGACCGGCTGCTGGCCGACGGTGCCGCGTCCGGCGGCCTGCGCATCGTCGTGCTGCGTGCCGGCTGCTCCTACCGCCAGCGGCTGGAGGAGGTGCTGGCCCGGCGCGGGGCGGTCGGCCTGCGCCGGCTCGAATTCGGCACGCTCGAGGCGATCTTCGGCTGCGTCGCCGCCGGGCTCGGCGTCACCCTGCTGCCGCGCGCCCTGATCGGGCCGGTCTGGGCCGCCGGGCGGGTGGCCGTGCACAGCCTTCCGCCAAGCGAAGCGCGGGTCGAGACGCTGTTCATCCGCCATCGCGCCGCGCCGGAGACCAGCGCGTTGACCGCCTTCCTCGACCTGTTCCGTGCCGCCGGCACGGCCCGGGCGGCGGAGTAGCCATCTGCCTCAACGATGACGGCGATCAGAAGGAACCATTATTCGGGACGGCTTCCCCTCCCTATCTTGGCGGCATGCCGTCCACCGTCCTTCCCCGTCCGATCCTCTCCGCCCTGTTCGCCGGCGGTTCCGGCCAAGCCCCGCTGTTCGGGATCGACGCCGCGGCGCTGATCCTGGCCTTCGCCCTCGACCTCGGGTTCGACCGCCCGTCCCGCCGGGGGCATCCTGCGTCCGACTTCCGCATGAGGATCCGGCCATGTCCGTCGTCACCCCGCTGATGCAGCGCTTCGGCCTGCGCCACCCGATCCTGCAGGCGCCGATGGCCGGGGGCGGCGACACGCCGGCCCTGGTCGCCGCGGTGTCCGAGGCCGGCGGCCTGGGTTCGATCGGCGCCGCCTATCTGACGCCGGACCAGATCCTGGAGGCGGCGCGGGCGGTGCGGGCGCGCACCGCACGGCCCTTCGGCATCAACCTGTTCAGCCCGACCGCGGTGCCGGAGCTGCCGGCCGATGCCGATCGGGCGGTGGCGCGGGTGGCGCCGTTCTATGCCGAGCTCGGCCTGCCGGTGCCGTCCTTTCCGTTGCCGCAGGGCCCCGATTTCGACGCCCAGCTCGCGGCCGCGCTCGACAGCGGCGCCGCGGCGGTCAGCTTCACCTTCGGCCTGCCCCCGGCCGCTTCGCTGGCGGCGATCAAGGCGCGCGACGCGGCGCTGTTCGGCACCGCGACCACGGTGGAGGAGGCGGTCGCCTGGCATCAGGCCGGCGCCGATGCGATCGTCGCCCAGGGCAGCGAGGCCGGCGGTCATCGCGGCAGCTTCGCGGCGGGCTTCGAGGATTCGATGATCGGCACCATGGCCCTGGTGCCGCAGATCGCCGACGCCGTGCCGCTGCCGGTCGTCGCCTCCGGCGGCATCATGGACGGTCGCGGCGTCGCCGCGGCCCTGGCGCTGGGCGCCGAATCGGTGCAGATGGGCACGGCCTTCCTGACCTGCGACGAGGCCGGAGTGTCCGACGCCTACAAGGCGGCGATCCTGACGGCGCGGGAGCACGAGACCCGGCTGACCCGCGCCTTCAGCGGCCGGCCGGCCCGCGGCATCGTCAACCGCTTCATGACCGCAGTCGAGCCGCCGGGCGAGCCCTCGGGCGCGCTGCCCTTCCCACTGCAGAACGCGCTGACCCGGCCGCTGCGCGGCGCGGCCGGGAAAGCGGGGCGGGCGGAGTTCCTGTCGCTCTGGGCCGGGCAGGGGCTGCGCCTGGCCCGGCGCCAGCCGGCGGCCGAGCTGGTCGCGCGGCTGGCGGCGGAGACCGAGGCGGCGATCGCCCGGCTGAAGGGCTAGCTGCTCTTCAGCGAGGCCTTCACCGCCTCCAGCCCCGGCTTGCCGTCGATGGTGGTGACGCCGTCGAGCCACTTGGTCAGCAGCTCGGGGTGCTCGCTCAGCCACTTTCGGGCGGCGGCGTTCTGCTCCATGCCTTCGTCCAGGATCATCGACATCATCTGGTTCTCGGTGTTCAGGTCGAACACCAGCTGCTGGGCGAACTTCTTCACATTCGGGCAGCCGGCCAGCCATTTCTGGTTGGCCAGGGTGCGCACCGTCGCGCCGCCGTAGTTGGGGCCGAAATAGGCGTCGCCGCCGCTGAGATAGTCGATCTTGTACTTGATGTTCATCGGGTGCGGCGCCCAGCCCAGGAACACCACCCATTCGCCGCGCCGTGTGGCCCGGTCGACCTGGGCCAGCATCGCCTGCTCGCTGGCCTCGACCAGATTCCAGCCGCCGAGGCCGAATTCGTTCTTCTCGATGATGGTCGAGAGATTCTTGTTGGCGGAGGAGCCGGGCTCGATCGAATAGATCGACTTGCCGAACTTGTCGGCGAATTTCTGCAGGTCGGCGAAGTCCTTGACCCCGGCCTCATAAGCCTCGCGGTTGAC
This genomic window contains:
- the choX gene encoding choline ABC transporter substrate-binding protein produces the protein MNARRILFTAAAIAALAPAGAALADDAACKTVKLSDVGWTDITSTTALAGTVLTGLGYEPKVDMLSVAVTFESLKNNQVNLFLGNWMPSQTEMVEPYLKQGVELVGTNLADAKVTLAVNREAYEAGVKDFADLQKFADKFGKSIYSIEPGSSANKNLSTIIEKNEFGLGGWNLVEASEQAMLAQVDRATRRGEWVVFLGWAPHPMNIKYKIDYLSGGDAYFGPNYGGATVRTLANQKWLAGCPNVKKFAQQLVFDLNTENQMMSMILDEGMEQNAAARKWLSEHPELLTKWLDGVTTIDGKPGLEAVKASLKSS
- a CDS encoding LysR family transcriptional regulator, which produces MNDRDLRVFEVVARTGGIGRAAAELHTVQSNVTARIRALEEELGVTLFERHSRGVLLTAAGRRLLPYAGRVGQLLADAARAARDDGTPGGPLTLGALETTAALRLSPALAAYAAAHPAVDLALRTGTTTELVAEVLARRVDGAFVCGPVHHPDLVAEVVFEEELVLLTAPGAGGLDRLLADGAASGGLRIVVLRAGCSYRQRLEEVLARRGAVGLRRLEFGTLEAIFGCVAAGLGVTLLPRALIGPVWAAGRVAVHSLPPSEARVETLFIRHRAAPETSALTAFLDLFRAAGTARAAE
- a CDS encoding nitronate monooxygenase family protein, which gives rise to MSVVTPLMQRFGLRHPILQAPMAGGGDTPALVAAVSEAGGLGSIGAAYLTPDQILEAARAVRARTARPFGINLFSPTAVPELPADADRAVARVAPFYAELGLPVPSFPLPQGPDFDAQLAAALDSGAAAVSFTFGLPPAASLAAIKARDAALFGTATTVEEAVAWHQAGADAIVAQGSEAGGHRGSFAAGFEDSMIGTMALVPQIADAVPLPVVASGGIMDGRGVAAALALGAESVQMGTAFLTCDEAGVSDAYKAAILTAREHETRLTRAFSGRPARGIVNRFMTAVEPPGEPSGALPFPLQNALTRPLRGAAGKAGRAEFLSLWAGQGLRLARRQPAAELVARLAAETEAAIARLKG